The Streptomyces sp. NBC_01689 genome includes a window with the following:
- a CDS encoding HdeD family acid-resistance protein, producing MTVPRGSAPPTGPEHRPGRPAPTPAGDPAELLAALGGSWTWILGSAVATLVPGILVLVWPNESLHVLAVLIGLYLLVIGAFRFVAAFSRHEQGERLPGLLLALLFVLAGVLCLRNPMQTIAALSLIVGVVWLVSGMLTAYTALATRDLPHRGVVLTAAALAIVAGVVVLALPADSARALTRLLGLWLVLLGLVELGVAFAWRAALRRAAAAYQGGIAAPL from the coding sequence ATGACCGTACCGCGTGGTTCGGCGCCGCCCACCGGACCGGAGCACCGGCCCGGGCGACCGGCGCCCACTCCGGCGGGCGACCCCGCGGAACTGCTGGCGGCACTCGGCGGTTCGTGGACCTGGATCCTGGGTTCGGCGGTCGCCACACTGGTGCCGGGCATCCTGGTGCTGGTCTGGCCGAACGAGAGCCTGCACGTCCTGGCGGTTCTCATCGGTCTCTATCTGCTCGTGATCGGGGCCTTCCGCTTCGTCGCGGCGTTCTCCCGCCACGAGCAGGGCGAGCGGCTCCCCGGGCTGCTGCTGGCCCTGCTGTTCGTGCTGGCCGGCGTCCTGTGCCTGCGGAACCCGATGCAGACCATCGCCGCGCTCTCCCTGATCGTCGGGGTCGTCTGGCTGGTGTCCGGGATGCTGACCGCCTACACCGCGCTCGCGACCCGGGACCTGCCCCACCGCGGCGTCGTCCTCACCGCCGCCGCGCTCGCGATCGTCGCGGGCGTCGTGGTGCTGGCGCTGCCGGCCGACTCGGCCCGCGCCCTGACCCGGCTGCTCGGCCTGTGGCTCGTGCTGCTCGGACTGGTCGAGCTCGGCGTCGCCTTCGCCTGGCGGGCCGCACTGCGCAGGGCGGCCGCCGCGTACCAGGGCGGCATCGCCGCGCCGCTGTGA
- a CDS encoding SHOCT domain-containing protein encodes MNEPMYLAYDYPLLSIFWTMLWFFLWVMWFVLLFRVVVDIFRDDTLGGWAKAGWLVFVIVLPFLGVLVYVIARGRNMGKREIKQARAQQEAFDSYIRETAAGASRTGSVDELARLSEIRARGDITDEEFRRAKELVLSGHGPSDR; translated from the coding sequence ATGAACGAGCCGATGTACCTCGCGTACGACTATCCGCTGCTGAGCATCTTCTGGACCATGCTCTGGTTCTTCCTGTGGGTCATGTGGTTCGTCCTGCTCTTCCGGGTCGTCGTGGACATCTTCCGCGACGACACGCTGGGCGGCTGGGCCAAGGCCGGCTGGCTGGTGTTCGTCATCGTGCTGCCGTTCCTGGGCGTCCTCGTCTACGTGATCGCCCGCGGCCGGAACATGGGCAAGCGGGAGATCAAGCAGGCCCGCGCGCAGCAGGAGGCCTTCGACTCCTACATCCGGGAGACGGCGGCCGGTGCGTCCCGGACCGGCAGCGTCGACGAACTCGCCAGGCTGTCCGAGATCCGTGCCCGCGGTGACATCACGGACGAGGAGTTCCGCAGGGCGAAGGAACTGGTCCTGAGCGGGCACGGCCCGTCGGACCGATGA
- a CDS encoding MarR family transcriptional regulator → MEGKQRPAATADQALYAMDRMIATAQFGQQDIARRLGLNVTDLTCLGFVIEASAAGRSPAAGDLAEQARLTTGAMTGVLNRLEKAGYIRRQADPQDRRRVHVVMEESAQARILQVYGPFYERLGALFADYTPDEIAVLTDWLTRAKALLGDSLDEIGREPSDG, encoded by the coding sequence GTGGAGGGCAAGCAGCGCCCGGCGGCGACGGCCGACCAGGCGCTCTACGCGATGGACCGGATGATCGCGACCGCGCAGTTCGGACAGCAGGACATCGCGCGGCGGCTCGGCCTCAACGTCACCGACCTCACCTGTCTGGGTTTCGTCATCGAGGCCTCCGCCGCGGGCCGGTCGCCGGCGGCGGGCGACCTGGCCGAGCAGGCCCGGCTGACCACCGGCGCGATGACCGGCGTCCTCAACCGGCTGGAGAAGGCCGGCTACATCCGCCGCCAGGCCGACCCCCAGGACCGGCGCCGGGTCCATGTCGTGATGGAGGAGTCCGCCCAGGCGCGCATCCTCCAGGTCTACGGCCCCTTCTACGAACGCCTCGGGGCCCTGTTCGCCGACTACACCCCGGACGAGATCGCCGTCCTCACCGACTGGCTCACCCGCGCCAAGGCCCTGCTCGGCGACTCCCTGGACGAGATCGGCCGGGAGCCCTCGGACGGGTGA
- a CDS encoding TetR/AcrR family transcriptional regulator, giving the protein MPKPSKREDLLASALETFHTRGFHGTGIKEIADAAGAPKGSFYNHFSSKEECAIEALRLFGNERRLDMLADPDSPPLERIRRHFEFLRDEVVVRDFTRGCMFGNFATDVVDHSEEIRAAVAQSLGTWSSALTAALTEARRDGAVRADLDPDTTARFLLNAWEGTLIEARATKSSVAFDTFFLMAFEAVLR; this is encoded by the coding sequence GTGCCGAAGCCGTCCAAGCGTGAAGACCTGTTGGCGTCAGCGCTGGAGACCTTCCACACGCGCGGGTTCCACGGCACCGGCATCAAGGAGATCGCCGACGCCGCCGGAGCGCCGAAGGGGTCGTTCTACAACCACTTCTCCAGCAAGGAGGAGTGCGCCATCGAGGCCCTGCGGCTCTTCGGGAACGAGCGTCGCCTGGACATGCTGGCCGACCCCGACTCGCCTCCGCTGGAGAGGATCCGCCGGCACTTCGAGTTCCTGCGGGACGAGGTCGTGGTCCGGGACTTCACCCGCGGCTGCATGTTCGGCAACTTCGCCACGGACGTGGTCGACCACAGCGAGGAGATCCGCGCGGCCGTCGCGCAGAGCCTGGGCACCTGGAGCAGCGCGCTCACGGCAGCCCTCACCGAGGCCCGCCGCGACGGCGCCGTCCGCGCGGACCTGGACCCGGACACCACGGCTCGCTTCCTTCTCAACGCCTGGGAGGGAACCCTGATCGAGGCCCGCGCGACCAAGTCGTCCGTCGCGTTCGACACGTTCTTCCTGATGGCCTTCGAGGCGGTCCTGCGCTGA
- a CDS encoding nitronate monooxygenase: MNSLLGALGVTTPVLAAPMAGGATTTALVAAAARGGGLGFVPAGYATARTLAERVAAARAEHVPFGVNVFAPNPLPVDRAAFDRYAALLQATADRHHVDLSGQVPVEDDDAYAEKISLLVADPVPLVSFTFGIPERSVVARLRGAGSLVAQTVTGVDEARAAAEAGVDVLVVQAAAAGGHSATLTPRQPLSDVPVDGLTAMIRQAVGLPLIAAGGLATPDDVARVIAAGAQAAMVGTVLLRTEESGASAVHRAALADPGGRGTVLTRAFTGRPARALRNRFTDLYDDHAPYGYPALHHLTGGLRRQAAAAGDADAVHLWAGTGHRRARHEKAEQTLARLATAL, from the coding sequence ATGAACAGCCTGCTCGGCGCTCTCGGCGTCACGACGCCGGTCCTGGCCGCGCCGATGGCCGGTGGTGCCACGACCACCGCGCTGGTCGCGGCCGCCGCCCGCGGCGGTGGCCTCGGCTTCGTCCCCGCCGGGTACGCCACCGCGCGGACGCTGGCCGAGCGTGTCGCCGCGGCGCGTGCCGAGCACGTCCCGTTCGGCGTCAACGTGTTCGCGCCCAATCCGCTGCCGGTGGACCGCGCCGCCTTCGACCGCTACGCCGCGCTTCTGCAGGCGACCGCCGACCGCCACCACGTCGACCTGAGCGGGCAGGTACCGGTCGAGGACGACGACGCCTACGCGGAGAAGATCAGCCTGCTCGTCGCGGACCCCGTGCCGCTGGTCAGCTTCACCTTCGGAATCCCCGAACGGAGCGTCGTCGCCAGGCTGCGCGGGGCGGGAAGCCTGGTGGCGCAGACCGTCACGGGAGTGGACGAGGCACGCGCCGCCGCCGAGGCGGGCGTGGACGTGCTCGTCGTGCAGGCCGCGGCGGCGGGCGGCCACTCCGCCACCCTGACACCCCGACAGCCCCTGTCCGACGTACCGGTCGACGGCCTGACCGCCATGATCCGCCAGGCGGTCGGTCTGCCGCTGATCGCCGCGGGCGGCCTCGCCACGCCGGACGACGTCGCCCGCGTCATCGCGGCCGGCGCCCAGGCCGCCATGGTCGGCACGGTGCTGCTGCGCACCGAGGAGAGCGGGGCCTCGGCCGTCCACCGGGCCGCTCTCGCCGACCCCGGAGGCCGCGGCACCGTGCTGACCCGGGCCTTCACCGGCCGTCCCGCCCGTGCGCTGCGGAACCGGTTCACCGATCTGTACGACGACCACGCGCCGTACGGGTACCCGGCGTTGCACCACCTCACCGGCGGGCTCCGCAGGCAGGCGGCCGCGGCGGGAGACGCCGACGCCGTGCATCTGTGGGCGGGGACCGGTCACCGCCGGGCACGTCATGAGAAGGCGGAACAGACCTTGGCGCGTCTGGCCACGGCCCTGTGA
- a CDS encoding potassium channel family protein: MGRSLLIAVGLVTAYYLLPLDRYGAGGTSVMLLAGLLVVVAVFVWEIRTIVRSPHPRLKAVEALAATLVLFLVLFASAYYLLDRASPGSFTEPLSRTDALYFTLTTFSTVGFGDIAARSETGRVMAMLQMAGGLLLVGFAARVLASAVQAGLRRKGSTTPETRADPGDAGGSGAPEGTGRCRHCGHCPHCGHPAGTDHAGDSSGPE; this comes from the coding sequence ATGGGCCGCTCCCTGCTGATCGCGGTCGGCCTCGTCACCGCGTACTACCTGCTGCCCCTGGACCGATACGGCGCCGGCGGGACGTCGGTGATGCTGCTGGCCGGTCTGCTGGTGGTGGTCGCGGTCTTCGTGTGGGAGATACGGACCATCGTCCGCTCGCCGCACCCCCGGCTGAAGGCCGTCGAGGCGCTCGCGGCCACGCTGGTGCTGTTCCTGGTCCTGTTCGCCAGCGCCTACTACCTGCTGGACCGTGCCTCCCCGGGCTCGTTCACCGAACCGCTGTCCAGGACGGACGCGCTCTACTTCACCCTGACCACGTTCAGCACCGTCGGTTTCGGCGACATCGCGGCCCGTTCCGAGACGGGACGGGTGATGGCGATGCTGCAGATGGCGGGAGGGCTGCTCCTCGTGGGATTCGCGGCGCGCGTACTGGCGAGCGCGGTCCAGGCGGGGTTGCGGCGCAAGGGGTCCACCACGCCGGAGACCCGGGCGGACCCGGGGGACGCGGGCGGCTCAGGGGCCCCCGAGGGCACCGGACGGTGCCGGCACTGCGGGCACTGCCCGCACTGTGGACACCCAGCCGGCACCGACCACGCCGGGGACTCCTCGGGCCCCGAGTGA
- a CDS encoding LuxR C-terminal-related transcriptional regulator → MVVSAVAALDENGTGPPSAGVDPLGDPFLRTRFALPSRPATFLRRDRLTQHLDQALLTPLTMVNGAAGAGKTLLVADWAAGLREPVTWLTTDMVGRSPGMFWAYLLEALDASGVPVPGGIRRPTDASWADRELPALLAAELSGRDRPAILVLDEYDRVSAPEIAEQLEFVLHHAGAGLRLVLVTRTEPLLPLHRHRAAGELTELRDAELAFTPEEASALLAAHGLRLPDPGVRALVDRTRGWAAGLRLCALAAREAPDPETYLKEFEAGQSTVADYLLAEVLKQRTAETQDLLLRVSVLERFRPELANALTGRDDAEPLLAGLHRENAFVESLGHSWYRLHPLFGEILRAHLRVRSPGLEPELHRRAARWLCRSGSLPEALAHGAAAGDWEFTAGALVDDLAIGQLFTGLRSQHLAGLFSRMEPGATTPAADLVRAARDLSRHDLERGLVRLRAAREALDRQALAQEDATREGPGGNGGPDLRPARLSCALLEVLAARLAGSPAEAEAAARAAEELRLTVPAELLERHPEVSALVLTHLGSALLWAGRFEEARAALSAVADSCAGAPAGPPREDSLAHLALLEYLDGWLVRAEDRALEATAGAENPAPGGPSGPGAELARSVLAAVAVDRDELDRAQALLDETSEAGHGPRDPVTAAGRSIAAAGLLLARDRPGAALAAASAAVPAVVPSPWAEGHAALVAAAVHLAGGRTERAAGVLRQAPGDRTACAVLAARVQLAAGHRAEALGLLDRLPPDGRTGPALTVRAMLVRAQAAEEVGDAVTARELVARALVEARRERLRRPFLDAGPWIGRPLGEAPLRALAAGWLQSDRARGAECSRLSALPPAVVVEELSGREHDVLRRLADLMSTEEIAADLYVSVNTVKTHLKSVYRKLAVSRRGDAVRRARERGLL, encoded by the coding sequence GTGGTGGTGAGCGCCGTGGCTGCCCTCGACGAGAACGGTACGGGACCGCCGTCCGCGGGTGTCGACCCGCTGGGCGACCCCTTTCTGCGGACCCGGTTCGCCCTGCCCTCCAGACCCGCCACCTTCCTGCGCCGGGACCGGCTGACCCAGCACCTCGACCAGGCCCTGCTGACACCCCTGACGATGGTCAACGGAGCCGCCGGGGCCGGCAAGACCCTGCTGGTCGCCGACTGGGCCGCCGGCCTGCGTGAACCGGTCACCTGGCTCACCACCGACATGGTCGGCCGGAGCCCCGGGATGTTCTGGGCCTACCTCCTCGAGGCCCTGGACGCCTCCGGGGTGCCGGTGCCCGGCGGGATCCGCCGCCCCACGGACGCGAGCTGGGCGGACCGTGAGCTCCCGGCCCTGCTCGCCGCCGAACTGAGCGGGCGGGACCGTCCCGCGATCCTAGTCCTCGACGAGTACGACCGGGTGAGCGCGCCCGAGATCGCCGAACAACTGGAGTTCGTGCTCCACCACGCCGGAGCGGGCCTGCGCCTGGTCCTGGTCACCCGTACGGAACCGCTGCTGCCGCTGCACCGCCACCGCGCGGCCGGGGAGCTCACGGAGCTACGGGACGCGGAACTCGCCTTCACCCCCGAGGAGGCGTCCGCCCTCCTGGCCGCACACGGTCTGCGCCTGCCCGACCCCGGTGTACGCGCGCTCGTCGACCGCACCCGGGGCTGGGCGGCCGGCCTGCGGCTGTGCGCCCTGGCCGCGCGCGAGGCCCCGGACCCGGAGACGTATCTGAAGGAGTTCGAGGCGGGGCAGAGCACGGTCGCCGACTATCTGCTGGCCGAGGTGCTGAAACAGCGGACCGCCGAGACCCAGGACCTCCTGCTGCGGGTCAGCGTGCTGGAGCGCTTCCGCCCGGAACTGGCGAACGCGCTCACCGGACGCGACGACGCCGAACCCCTCCTCGCCGGGCTCCACCGGGAGAACGCGTTCGTCGAGAGCCTCGGACACTCCTGGTACCGGCTCCACCCGCTGTTCGGGGAGATCCTCCGCGCCCACCTCAGGGTCCGCTCTCCCGGACTCGAACCCGAACTCCACCGGCGCGCCGCACGCTGGCTGTGCCGCTCCGGATCACTCCCGGAGGCACTCGCGCACGGTGCCGCGGCGGGCGACTGGGAATTCACCGCGGGGGCACTGGTCGACGACCTGGCCATCGGGCAGCTCTTCACCGGACTGCGCTCCCAGCACCTGGCCGGGCTCTTCTCCCGGATGGAACCCGGGGCCACGACCCCCGCGGCGGACCTCGTCCGCGCGGCCCGCGACCTCTCCCGTCACGACCTCGAACGAGGCCTGGTCCGTCTGCGCGCGGCCCGGGAGGCACTGGACCGGCAGGCCCTGGCGCAGGAGGACGCGACCCGGGAGGGGCCGGGCGGGAACGGAGGGCCCGACCTCCGTCCGGCCCGGCTCAGCTGCGCCCTGCTGGAGGTCCTGGCGGCCCGGCTGGCCGGTTCCCCCGCGGAGGCGGAGGCGGCGGCGCGGGCCGCCGAGGAGCTCCGGCTGACGGTCCCCGCCGAGCTCCTGGAGCGGCACCCGGAGGTGTCCGCCCTGGTCCTGACCCATCTGGGGTCGGCACTTCTGTGGGCAGGACGCTTCGAGGAGGCCCGCGCCGCCCTGTCCGCGGTGGCCGACTCGTGCGCCGGGGCCCCGGCCGGTCCGCCCCGGGAGGACTCCCTGGCGCACCTGGCTCTGCTCGAATACCTGGACGGCTGGCTCGTCCGCGCCGAGGACCGGGCACTGGAGGCGACGGCCGGGGCGGAGAACCCCGCTCCGGGCGGGCCGTCCGGCCCCGGCGCCGAGCTCGCGCGGTCGGTGCTGGCGGCCGTGGCCGTGGACCGCGACGAGCTGGACCGGGCCCAGGCCCTGCTCGACGAGACGTCCGAGGCCGGGCACGGGCCGCGGGACCCGGTGACGGCGGCGGGCCGGTCCATCGCGGCGGCCGGCCTCCTGCTGGCCCGCGACAGGCCGGGAGCGGCGCTGGCCGCGGCGTCCGCGGCCGTCCCCGCCGTCGTGCCCTCACCCTGGGCGGAGGGTCACGCGGCGCTCGTCGCCGCCGCCGTCCACCTGGCCGGGGGCCGCACGGAACGGGCCGCCGGGGTGCTGCGCCAGGCACCGGGCGACCGTACGGCCTGCGCGGTGCTGGCCGCGCGCGTCCAGCTCGCGGCGGGCCACCGCGCCGAGGCGCTCGGCCTGCTCGACCGCCTTCCGCCGGACGGCCGGACCGGTCCGGCCCTGACCGTGCGGGCCATGTTGGTACGGGCACAGGCCGCCGAGGAGGTGGGGGACGCCGTCACCGCCCGCGAGCTCGTCGCCCGGGCGCTGGTCGAGGCCCGCCGCGAGCGACTGCGGCGCCCGTTCCTCGACGCCGGCCCCTGGATCGGGCGACCGCTGGGCGAGGCACCGCTGCGGGCACTGGCGGCGGGCTGGCTCCAGAGCGATCGGGCCCGGGGCGCCGAGTGCTCCCGGCTGTCGGCCCTGCCGCCGGCGGTGGTCGTGGAGGAGCTGAGCGGACGCGAGCACGACGTGCTCCGGAGGCTGGCCGACCTGATGTCCACGGAGGAGATCGCGGCCGATCTGTACGTGTCCGTGAACACGGTGAAGACCCATCTCAAGAGCGTCTACCGGAAACTCGCGGTGAGCCGGCGCGGCGACGCGGTGCGCCGCGCACGCGAGCGGGGACTGCTGTGA
- a CDS encoding DUF7144 family membrane protein produces MATAPTEHGHTRTTRQQWAGGLTVFAGVMLMIAGLLDLFRGVMAIAEDDVFVSTPSYVFRFDLTGWGWIHLVLGAVAVVVSLGLFQAAFWARVLGVVIAGLIIVANFLSLPYYPVWSVVMMAFSALIIWALCVARPESSFDVPRDE; encoded by the coding sequence ATGGCCACGGCACCCACCGAGCACGGACACACCCGTACGACGAGACAGCAATGGGCCGGCGGCCTGACGGTCTTCGCGGGGGTGATGCTGATGATCGCCGGACTGCTCGACCTCTTCCGGGGCGTCATGGCGATCGCCGAGGACGACGTGTTCGTCTCGACGCCGAGCTACGTCTTCCGGTTCGACCTCACCGGATGGGGCTGGATCCATCTCGTCCTCGGCGCGGTCGCGGTGGTCGTCAGCCTCGGGCTGTTCCAGGCGGCGTTCTGGGCACGGGTCCTCGGCGTGGTCATCGCCGGACTCATCATCGTCGCCAACTTCCTGTCCCTGCCGTACTACCCGGTCTGGTCGGTCGTGATGATGGCGTTCTCCGCGCTGATCATCTGGGCGCTGTGCGTGGCACGGCCCGAGTCGTCCTTCGACGTGCCGCGGGACGAGTGA
- a CDS encoding phosphatidylinositol-specific phospholipase C/glycerophosphodiester phosphodiesterase family protein, producing the protein MDHPTRRRALTTLGAALAGAVALPAVHARADEQGHRGRPLWRAHAHNDYDHPHPLFDALAHRFGSVEADIYLVASQLLVAHDPVDLDPTRTLEALYLDPLVSRVRAGAGAVYRGHRKPLQLLIDIKTEGSSTYLELDRHLRRYPHLFTTYAHGRVHPGPVTAVISGDRAARAPMEAQTVRRAFYDGRLTDLGGAAGASFVPLVSDNWTLNFGWLGDGPFPAAERARLREIITEAHARHQKVRFWATPDAPGPARDALWGELLAAGVDYFNTDDLAGLETFLDTHERTREQVPERA; encoded by the coding sequence ATGGACCACCCCACCCGTCGCAGAGCCCTCACCACCCTCGGCGCCGCCCTCGCGGGCGCCGTCGCACTGCCCGCCGTGCACGCGCGAGCCGACGAACAGGGGCACCGCGGGCGCCCGCTGTGGCGCGCCCACGCCCACAACGACTACGACCACCCGCACCCCCTGTTCGACGCCCTCGCCCACCGGTTCGGGAGCGTCGAGGCCGACATCTACCTCGTCGCCAGCCAGCTCCTCGTCGCCCACGACCCCGTCGACCTCGACCCCACCCGTACCCTCGAAGCGCTCTACCTCGACCCGCTCGTCTCCCGGGTGAGGGCGGGCGCGGGCGCGGTGTACCGGGGTCACCGAAAGCCGCTCCAACTCCTGATCGACATCAAGACCGAGGGTTCCTCGACCTACCTCGAACTCGACCGTCATCTGCGCCGCTACCCGCACCTGTTCACCACCTACGCGCACGGCCGGGTGCACCCCGGGCCGGTCACGGCGGTCATCTCCGGCGACCGCGCCGCCCGCGCCCCCATGGAGGCGCAGACCGTGCGCCGCGCCTTCTACGACGGCCGGCTCACCGACCTCGGCGGCGCGGCGGGCGCGTCCTTCGTCCCGCTCGTCAGTGACAACTGGACACTCAACTTCGGCTGGCTGGGGGACGGTCCGTTCCCCGCGGCGGAGCGCGCCCGACTGCGCGAGATCATCACCGAGGCCCACGCACGCCACCAGAAGGTGCGGTTCTGGGCCACGCCCGACGCCCCGGGCCCGGCCAGGGACGCGCTGTGGGGCGAACTGCTGGCCGCGGGCGTCGACTACTTCAACACCGACGACCTCGCGGGACTCGAGACCTTCCTCGACACGCACGAACGGACACGCGAACAGGTTCCCGAGCGGGCATAG
- a CDS encoding DUF779 domain-containing protein: protein MDVVPRVALTPAAADLVRRLREAHGPLMFHQSGGCCDGSAPMCYPAGEFRTGGSDVLLAELEVEGVDEPVTFWMSKSQYELWSHTRLTVDVVPGRGSGFSLEAPEGVRFLIRSSLVG, encoded by the coding sequence ATGGACGTCGTCCCGCGCGTAGCGCTCACTCCGGCGGCCGCCGACCTGGTGCGGCGGTTGCGGGAGGCCCACGGACCGCTGATGTTCCACCAGTCCGGCGGCTGCTGCGACGGCAGCGCGCCCATGTGCTACCCGGCGGGTGAGTTCCGTACCGGCGGCTCCGACGTGCTGCTCGCGGAGCTGGAGGTGGAGGGCGTCGACGAACCGGTGACCTTCTGGATGTCGAAGAGCCAGTACGAGCTGTGGAGCCACACCCGGCTGACGGTGGACGTCGTCCCGGGCCGGGGCAGCGGCTTCTCGCTGGAGGCACCCGAGGGGGTGCGTTTCCTGATCCGGTCCAGTCTCGTCGGCTGA
- a CDS encoding OsmC family protein → MTDNSLRSVTIERTRTGHFTATNARGGTIGFGTGSGPEGGTEFTPVELLLAAIGGCTAADVDVATARHAEPTGFTVTVTGDKISDGLGNRMTDLAVTFTVGFPEGAGGDRARAILPRAVAVSHEHLCTVSRTVETGTPVTVTVTEA, encoded by the coding sequence ATGACCGACAACAGCCTGCGTTCCGTCACCATCGAGCGGACCCGTACCGGCCATTTCACCGCCACGAACGCGCGTGGCGGCACGATCGGCTTCGGCACCGGGTCCGGTCCCGAGGGCGGTACCGAGTTCACTCCCGTCGAGTTGCTGCTCGCCGCGATCGGGGGGTGCACGGCAGCGGATGTCGATGTCGCCACCGCCCGCCACGCGGAGCCCACCGGGTTCACCGTCACCGTGACCGGCGACAAGATCAGCGACGGACTCGGCAACCGGATGACCGACCTCGCGGTCACCTTCACCGTCGGTTTCCCCGAGGGCGCGGGCGGCGACCGGGCGCGGGCGATTCTCCCGAGGGCGGTCGCGGTCTCCCACGAGCATCTCTGCACGGTCAGCCGCACGGTCGAGACCGGCACCCCGGTGACCGTGACGGTCACGGAGGCCTGA
- a CDS encoding HGxxPAAW family protein, which translates to MGMHGDHDLGHTVAGWAGTTIAVAGCTAAAVALAAGSAAGLWLGGAVVVLAAPATWLLHLAGWGKATGPRPVAQQHWRVRDRSARHGHPGCLGCRLAGRGASAPSVTPAVDSPVAPAVVSVTGGPGRP; encoded by the coding sequence GTGGGCATGCACGGAGACCACGATCTGGGCCACACGGTCGCCGGCTGGGCCGGGACCACCATAGCCGTCGCCGGTTGCACGGCGGCGGCGGTGGCGCTCGCGGCCGGATCGGCCGCCGGGCTCTGGCTGGGCGGCGCGGTCGTCGTCCTCGCCGCACCCGCCACCTGGCTTCTCCATCTGGCGGGCTGGGGGAAGGCCACCGGGCCGCGCCCCGTCGCGCAGCAGCACTGGCGTGTGCGTGACAGGTCCGCCCGGCACGGTCACCCGGGCTGTCTCGGCTGCCGCCTGGCCGGCCGCGGCGCCTCCGCGCCGAGCGTCACCCCGGCTGTCGATTCGCCTGTCGCGCCGGCCGTCGTATCCGTGACCGGCGGGCCCGGCAGGCCGTGA
- a CDS encoding Bax inhibitor-1/YccA family protein, producing MKSSNPVFSRRGFARDGARTGRSPRQPQAVGAPVSAPAGAPIGAPADAEPYAPYAVNPYADSAPRTPSLSKDAPPRDRSMAADDAAMTIDDVVARSALTLGTVAVAAALSWILLPLDDAGLGPSYGTAAGAGVLAFVLSLVQSFRREPSPALILAYAASEGVFLGVISHATSAYVAPGAVVQAVLGTLTVFAGVLIAYRMRWIRVTHRFHGFVLASATGFLLLMLVDLVASAFGGGGGLGFGGGALGVLFGAVGIALGACFLALDFKQVEDGIAYGAPRKESWLAAFGLTVTLVWIYLEALRVLTILLQQGDD from the coding sequence ATGAAGAGCAGCAATCCGGTCTTCTCCCGACGGGGGTTCGCGCGCGACGGCGCCCGCACCGGACGAAGCCCGCGACAGCCGCAGGCCGTCGGAGCGCCGGTCAGTGCGCCGGCCGGAGCGCCGATCGGAGCGCCGGCCGACGCCGAGCCGTACGCGCCGTACGCGGTGAATCCGTACGCCGACAGCGCCCCCCGGACCCCGAGCCTGTCGAAGGACGCCCCGCCGCGGGACCGCTCCATGGCGGCCGACGACGCCGCCATGACGATCGACGACGTGGTGGCGCGCTCGGCCCTGACACTCGGCACGGTCGCGGTCGCCGCGGCGCTCTCCTGGATCCTGCTGCCCCTCGACGACGCGGGCCTCGGCCCGTCGTACGGCACGGCGGCGGGCGCGGGCGTGCTCGCCTTCGTGCTCTCCCTCGTCCAGTCCTTCAGGCGCGAGCCGTCCCCCGCCCTGATCCTGGCGTACGCGGCGTCCGAGGGTGTGTTCCTCGGTGTGATCTCGCACGCGACCTCGGCCTATGTCGCGCCGGGCGCGGTCGTCCAGGCGGTCCTCGGCACCCTCACGGTCTTCGCCGGCGTGCTGATCGCCTACCGGATGCGCTGGATCCGGGTCACGCACCGGTTCCACGGCTTCGTCCTGGCCTCGGCGACGGGCTTTCTGCTCCTGATGCTGGTCGACCTGGTGGCCTCCGCGTTCGGCGGCGGTGGCGGCCTGGGCTTCGGCGGCGGGGCTCTCGGTGTCCTCTTCGGCGCCGTGGGCATCGCTCTCGGCGCCTGCTTCCTTGCCCTGGACTTCAAGCAGGTCGAGGACGGCATCGCGTACGGCGCTCCCCGCAAGGAGTCGTGGCTCGCCGCGTTCGGCCTCACGGTGACCCTGGTGTGGATCTACCTGGAGGCGCTCAGGGTGCTGACGATCCTGCTCCAGCAGGGCGACGACTGA